GTCCTCGCGGGCCGCCGCGAGATCGAGCTCACCGACAAGGACATCGCCGCGCTGGAGGACGACGCCGGGGTGCCGCCGCCGTCGGCCGAGGCGGTCTTCCACCTCCTGGCTCCCTCACCGGACGCCGTGAAGCGCGGCGATTTCACCCTGGTCATGTCGCCGCTGACCGGGTCCTGGCCCGCCGGCGCGCTGTGGGGCCGCTTCGCGCCCCTGCTCCCCGAGGCGGCGCAGGACCTCCGGAATCTGGCGGCCGCCGCCCTCACCGGCAGCCCGGTCGGCACCGCGGACGCTCCCGTCCCCGTGCAGCTCGTCTTCCGCCCCCGTGACGCCCGCTGCGGCAACGTCATCAGAACACCCCGCTGGGCCGGTCACACCCTCGCCCCCGGCACCTTCGGCGAACGGTCGGCCCCCGGCTCCCTGGGCATGGAGGATCTCGCGGTCGTCGCCACCCCGGACCGTCTGCGCCTGGTCTCGCCGCTCCACGGCGGACGTGAGGTGGCGGCCGGCACCTTCCACATGCTGAACACCGGCACGCACGCCCCTCCGCACGTACGGCTGCTGCAACTCCTGACCGCGGACGGGGTACGCCCGTTGTACGGCTGGGACTGGGGGGCGGCACGGGACTGGCCGTACCTGCCGGGCGTCCGCAACGGACCATCCGTACTGAGCCGTGCCCGCTGGCTCGTCAGGGACCAGGACGTCCTCGACCAGGCCGCGGAGACCCGGCACTGGCTGCCCGCCCTGCGCGCCTGGCAGCGGCGGTGGCGGGTGCCCGACCGCATCGAGGTGGGCACGTTCGACCAGCGCCTCCCCCTCGACCTGACCCGCCCCGCCGACCTCTCGCTGCTGCGCCGGGAACTGAGTCACCGGCCCGACGCGGAGATCCACGCGTCCGTCGACCCGGACGGCTCGGGCAGCGGCTGGCTGACCGGTCCCACCGGTGGCCACCACACCGCGGAGATCTCCGTGCCGCTGCTCCGTCGCACCGCCCCTGCCGACGCGTCCGGCCCGCCTCGGCGGCACGACACTCCGTCGAGCCGCCGTCCGCCCCGGCATCTCCCGGGTGGCGATTGGGTCTTCGCCAAGCTGTACGGCCCCACCTGGGCCCAGAACACCGTGCTGGTCCGCCACCTGCCCGAGCTGTTGGACGGCCTGCCGGACGAGGCCGACCGATGGTTCTTCGTCCGCTACGCCGACCCCGACCCGCACCTGCGGCTGCGCCTGCACGGAGAGCCCCGGGCGCTGACCGCCCGGGTGCTCCCGCGCCTGCACGACCTCACCGAGGACCTGCGGGCGCAGGGGCTGGCCGGGCGGCTGGTCCTGGACACGTACGAGCCCGAGACGGCGCGGTACGGCGGCACGGCCGAGGCCATGGCCGCCGCCGAGCGCGTCTTCCACGCCGACAGCGCGGCCGCCCTGGAGCACCTCCGCCTCCTCGACGCCTCACCTCCCCCGGTGGACCCGCTGCTGCTCGCCGCCGCCGGGCAGGCCCACCTGGCCTTCCACTTCCCCGCGCCGGACGGCACCTCGGCGGAGCCGGACCGCGCGCGGCCGCTGCTCTCGATCGCACCGCGAGGGGAGCACCACGACACCTTCCGCGCACGCCGCCGGGAGGCCCTGCGCATCGTCGATCCGTTCGACGGCTTCGCCACCCTGCGGGCCCTGCCCGCCACGGCGCCCCTGATGAAGGCGTGGACCGGCACAGCCGAGTCCCTGTCCTCCTACGGACACCACCTGACCGGCACCGACGCGCAGAGGGTTCCGCTCCTGGCGTCACTGCTCCACATGCACCACAACCGCATCAGCGCCAACCCCTCCCGATCCGCCGAGAGCGCGGTGTACGCCACCGCCCGCGGCGCCGTCGAGGCGCACCTGACCCGCCGCGCGGCGACGGCCGGAGGGGTCTAAGGGCCGTCCCCCGGGAGCCCGTCGAAGGCGGTACGGAGGCGGCGGACGCCCTCCGCGATCTCGGCCTCTCCGGAAACCGCGGCGAAGCTCAGGCGGACGTGGCCTGCCGGGGGCTCGGCGCAGAAGTAGGGGCGTCCGGGGGCGATGGCGACCGAGGCGCGCAGGGCGGCCGCGACGACGGCCGGCTCGTCGGTGGCCGTTCCCGCGCCGCTGCCCGGGAGCCGGAGCCAGAGGCTGCCGCCGCCCGCCGGCAGGTGCGGCAGCGCGAGTTCCGGCAGCTCGCCGGCGAGGGCGGCCGCCATGGCCGTACGGCGGTGCCTCAGCTCGGTGGCGACGGCGGCGAGGTGACGGCCCCAGGACGGGGAGCCGACGAGTTCCAGCGCGGCCTCCTGGAGCGGCCGGGGGACGAAGAAGCTGTCGACGACCTGGATGGCCCGCAGGCGCTCCAGCACCGGCCCGCGGGCGGCCAGGGCGCCGACCCGCAGACTGGGCGAGGTGACCTTGGTCAGCGAGCAGACGTGGACGACGACGCCGTCGGGATCGTCGGCGGCCAGCGGCGCCGGCAGCGGTCCGGCGTCGTCGTGGACGAGCCGGCGGGCGAAGTCGTCCTCGACCACGAACGCCCCGGCCGCGCGGGCGATGGCCAGGATCTCGGGTCGGCGGGCGGGCGCGAGGGTGGCCCCCGTGGGGTTCTGGAAGAGCGGCTGGGTGACGAAGACCCGGGCGCCGGTGGCCCGGAACGCGTCGGCGAGCAGCTCGGGGCGCACCCCGTCGGCGTCCATCGGCACGGGGACGGGGCGCAGCCCGGTGGCGCGGGCGGCGGCGAGCATCCCGGGGTAGGTGGGCGACTCCACGAGGACCGGTGCCCCGGGCGGGGCGAGCGCGCGCAGCGCCGTGGCCAGGGCGCTCTGGCCACCCGCGGTGATCAGGACGTCGGTGCCGGAGACGGCGGGGCCGATCTCGCGGGCGAACCAGGAACGCAGTTCGGGCAGTCCGTCCGTCGGAGGGCGGCCCCAGGCGCCGGGCCTGCGGCCCGCACGGGCCAGGGCCGCGGAGAGCGCCCGCTCGGGCTGGAGGGAGGCGTGGAGATAGCCGCCGTTGAACTCGATGACGCCGGGCGGCGGTGCGGCGAGGGTGACGAGCACCCCGGAGGCGTCCACGGTGCGCGGCACCACTTCGGGTCCTCCGTCGCCGCTCAGCGACACCTCCTGCCAGGACGTGTCGCCCGGCGCGGGCGGTGCGACGCGGGGGTGCGCGCGGAAGGCGCCGGAGCCGGGCCGGGTGACGACGAGCCCCTCGGCGGAGAGCTGGGCGATGGCGCGGGAGACGGTGACGGGGCTGACCCGGAACCGTTCGACGAGCGCACGACTGGACGGCAGCTTTCCACCGGGTGAGTAGCGGTTGAGCTCGGCCCGCAGGGAAGTGACCAGGTCGGCAACGCTGCTACGCTCTTGCATGAGAGCAGACAATAGCGCTATCCCACCCTCATCGATAGCAGTTGCCCCGCCGGCCGACCCCTCACGGACCGCCCCGGCCCTGATCGCCTCGACAGCGACGTCGACAGCGGCTGGGACGGGGACCAGGGCTGGAGCTGCGGACGGGCCGGGAAGCGGGCATGCGCCGGGGCCCTCGGCCGGGCGGAGCGGCACCGTGCTCGCCGGGCTCGGCGTGGTGGCGTTCTCGCTGACCTTTCCGGCCACGGCCTGGGGCCTGGAGAGCTTCGGCCCCTGGTCCCTGGTCGCGCTGCGCAGCGTGCTCGCCGCCCTGATCGCGGGCAGCGTGCTGCTGGCCGCCCGCGTCCCGCTGCCCGAACGCCGGCACTGGGCCGGGCTCGCGGTCGTCGGGGGCGGGGTGGTGGTGGGATTCCCGCTGCTGACGACGCTGGCCCTGCAGACCTCCACCACCTCGCACGCGGCCGTGGTCGTGGGCCTGCTGCCGCTGACGACGGCGGTGCTGGGGTCCCTGCGCACCGGCGAGCGGCCGTCGCGCACGTTCTGGGCCGCGGCCCTCGCCGGGGCGGCCGTGGTGATCGCCTTCACCGTGCAGCAGAGCGGCGGCGCTCTCGCCTCCGGCGACCTGTACCTGTTCGGCGCGCTGCTCGTGTGCGCGGCCGGATACACCGAGGGCGGCCGGCTGGCCCGGTCGATGCCGGGATGGCACGTGATCGGCTGGGCCCTGGTCCTGTGCCTGCCGCTCGCGGTGGCGGGCAGCCTGGTGGCCCTGCCGCTCGAACCCGTGCGCCTGAACGCCCACGGCGTCCTCGGACTGGTCTGGGTCGCCGCCGGATCGACCTTCCTCGGGCTGTACGTCTGGTACCGGGGCATGGCGGCGATCGGTGTCGCCCGGGCCAGTCAGCTCCAGCTCGCACAGCCGCTGCTGACGCTCGTGTGGTCCTTCCTCCTGCTCGGCGAGGAGATGTCCGCCGCGGCCCCGGTCGCGGCCGTGGCCGTGCTCGTCTGCATCGCCGCCACCCAGCGCGCCGGCCGCGGCGCAGCGGGGGAATCCCGGCGCGTACGGTCATAGACTTGTCGATACGGACACCGTCTCCCCCTGTGAGGAGGTCGCTCCCGATGGAGGCGCACACGGGCGACCGGCTGCTGATGCACGGCAGGACCGTGGGACAGCACGACCGGGTCGCCGAGATCATCGAGGTGCTCGGCGACGGGGGCGCTCCCCCGTACCGGCTCCGCTTCGAGGACGGCCACGAACACCTGATGTCACCGGGCCCCGACAGCGTCGTCCAGCATGCGGAGACGCCGAGGGACGAGCAGCCGCTGTGGCCGAGGGACGGGCGGCAGCGTTAGGGGGCCGGACCCCGGCCCCGAACCCGCCCGCGCCCCTCGGTCCCGCGCCGCCCGGCCACCGCGCGCCCCGCCGGCGTTCCGGCCCGGCGCCCGGACTACGTCGCCCGAGGGCGGCGGTGCGGATATGCCCGGCCCCGGTCCGGATAGAGCCGGACCCGGTCGGTGTAGTGGTCGGCCACCACACGCCGCATCGCGCCGATCCGGTCCGTCATCACGCTCTTCCCGGAGAAGTAGACGTGCCCGCCCACCTCCGCGTGGTCCCGGGCGAGGGTGAGGTGACGGGAGAGCTCCGCCGGGTCCTGCCAGGCGTCGGCCTGGGCCGGATCACCGGCCTTGTACAGCGCCTCGCCCACATACAGCTCGACGCCCGTGCCCCGGACGGTCCCGCTCCACCAGGCGAGGACCTTCGCGTAGTCGGCGGCGGTCTGGCCGATGTGCCAGTAGATCTGCGGGCAGATGTAGTCGATCCACCCCTCCTTGACCCACTTGCGGGTGTCGGCGTAGAGGTCGTCGTAGGTCTGCACGCCCGCCCGGGTGTCCGACCCCAGCGGATCGGTCGCCTTGTTGCGCCACACCGCGAACGGGCTGATACCGAAACGGACGTGCGGCTTGATCGCCCGGATCCGCTCCCCCGTCTCGCGCACGAGCCGGTCGATGTTGTCGCGCCGCCAGGCCGCCCGGCCGGCGAAGCCGCCGCCGTACCGCTCGAACTCGGCGTCGTCGTCGAAGGCCTGCCCGGCCACCGGGTACGGGTAGAAGTAGTCGTCCCAGTGCACCGCGTCGATGTCGTAGCGCCGCACGGCGTCCAGCATCGCGTCCTGGACGAAGCGGCGGACCTCCGGCAGCCCGGGGTTGTAGTAGAGCTTCCCGCCGTACGGCACGACCCAGCCCGGGTTCAGCCGGGCCGGATGGGAGGCGACGAGGCGGGCGGGGTCGGTGTGGTTCGCCACCCGGTAGGGGTTGAACCAGGCGTGCAGCTCCAGGCTCCGGTCGTGTGCCGCGCGCACCGCCGTGCCGAGCGGGTCCCAGCCCGGGTCCTTCCCCTGGGTCCCGGTGAGGCAGGCGGCCCACGGCTCGTGCGGCGAGGGCCACAGGGCGTCGGCGGTCGGCCGGACCTGGAGCACTACCGTGTTGAGCCGCAGCTCGACCGCCCGGTCCAGATACGCGAACAGTTCGGCCTCCTGCTTCGCCGCGGTGAGCCCCGGCTTCGAGGGCCAGTCGATGTTGGCGACGGTGGCGATCCACATGCCCCGCACCTCCCCCGCCGCCTCCGGCAGCCCGCCGCCCTTCCGCCTCCCCGCCGGGGAGGCGACCGCGTCACCGGCGGGCGTCATCGCCGCCAGCAGTCCGGCCGCGCCCAGCACGAACGCCCTTCTCGCCACACCTGTGCGCCGCATCCGGCCCACCTCTCTCCGCCACGTCCCGCTCCGACTCCGATGGCTCTACGTAATCGCATCCTTCCCATCCGTGGCCGTCACGACCCGCGGGACGTCCCCGTCGGCATGCGGAGTAACGTCGTGGGGTCGAGGCGGGCACCGGAACCACACGGGACCCTGCGATACGGAGAACGGCGAAAGGCACGAGGTGACGGACTCTATGGCCGACATTGCACGCGTCGGAGTGGTGGGCTGTGGCCAGATGGGCGCAGGTATCGCGGAGGTGTGCGCGCGCAGCGGCCTCGAAGTGAAGGTCGCCGAGACCACGGGCGAAGCACTGGAGATCGGACGCACCCGTCTGTACAACTCCCTCTCGAAGGCCGCCGAGCGCGGCAAGATCAGCGCGGAGGAGCGGGACGAGACCCTCGGCCGCCTGAGCTTCACGACCGACCTCGGGGAGTTCGCCGACCGCGATCTCGTCATCGAGGCCGTCGTGGAGAACGAGCAGGTCAAGACCGAGATCTTCCAGGTGCTCGATCAGGTGGTGACCCGGCAGGACGCGATTCTGGCCTCCAACACCTCCTCGATCCCGCTGGTGAAGCTGGCCGTCGCCACCTCGCGCCCGGACCGGGTCATCGGCATCCACTTCTTCAACCCGGCCCCGGTGCAGAAGCTCGTCGAGCTGATCCCGGCGCTGACCACGTCGGACGAGACGAT
The nucleotide sequence above comes from Streptomyces sp. NBC_01116. Encoded proteins:
- a CDS encoding DUF1918 domain-containing protein, with the translated sequence MEAHTGDRLLMHGRTVGQHDRVAEIIEVLGDGGAPPYRLRFEDGHEHLMSPGPDSVVQHAETPRDEQPLWPRDGRQR
- a CDS encoding glycoside hydrolase family 10 protein, whose product is MLGAAGLLAAMTPAGDAVASPAGRRKGGGLPEAAGEVRGMWIATVANIDWPSKPGLTAAKQEAELFAYLDRAVELRLNTVVLQVRPTADALWPSPHEPWAACLTGTQGKDPGWDPLGTAVRAAHDRSLELHAWFNPYRVANHTDPARLVASHPARLNPGWVVPYGGKLYYNPGLPEVRRFVQDAMLDAVRRYDIDAVHWDDYFYPYPVAGQAFDDDAEFERYGGGFAGRAAWRRDNIDRLVRETGERIRAIKPHVRFGISPFAVWRNKATDPLGSDTRAGVQTYDDLYADTRKWVKEGWIDYICPQIYWHIGQTAADYAKVLAWWSGTVRGTGVELYVGEALYKAGDPAQADAWQDPAELSRHLTLARDHAEVGGHVYFSGKSVMTDRIGAMRRVVADHYTDRVRLYPDRGRAYPHRRPRAT
- a CDS encoding PLP-dependent aminotransferase family protein; the protein is MQERSSVADLVTSLRAELNRYSPGGKLPSSRALVERFRVSPVTVSRAIAQLSAEGLVVTRPGSGAFRAHPRVAPPAPGDTSWQEVSLSGDGGPEVVPRTVDASGVLVTLAAPPPGVIEFNGGYLHASLQPERALSAALARAGRRPGAWGRPPTDGLPELRSWFAREIGPAVSGTDVLITAGGQSALATALRALAPPGAPVLVESPTYPGMLAAARATGLRPVPVPMDADGVRPELLADAFRATGARVFVTQPLFQNPTGATLAPARRPEILAIARAAGAFVVEDDFARRLVHDDAGPLPAPLAADDPDGVVVHVCSLTKVTSPSLRVGALAARGPVLERLRAIQVVDSFFVPRPLQEAALELVGSPSWGRHLAAVATELRHRRTAMAAALAGELPELALPHLPAGGGSLWLRLPGSGAGTATDEPAVVAAALRASVAIAPGRPYFCAEPPAGHVRLSFAAVSGEAEIAEGVRRLRTAFDGLPGDGP
- a CDS encoding lantibiotic dehydratase, with the translated sequence MTTPDAAGALYAPVGMALLRAPVLPVDDPALRAGLTDDAPGPAPASGATADGITEEIADETAHAPGAPGEAGRLRQAILHLAADPLVAEALALSSPSLADRVDGLLEGRPATLPQLRRCFRAVLRYRIRMGGRSTPFGLMAGVTHVRFTDTLSVRFAGAHRKAVQPDAAWLAEVTSRWERRPAILAHLRLSANGLCVRRGERLVLPHVTAADSGRADGRPADEVDEVSVRCTEAVRAALVCARTPVTHAELAARMRDSLPEPPAGAVEGVIAELVAHSFLLTDLPPAPDAPDPLRHLTDRLAAVPAAADEAALLREVTADLAGYSARPPGQGLHGLRRAVRRMRALQPCERPVTADLALDADIELPHAVGREAARAAELLWRTGPPAQWRRPLGAYHKAFLHRYGTERAVPLDELLDPVDGLGHPGPFVPSTGGDGRRDSVLLALAEEAVLAGRREIELTDKDIAALEDDAGVPPPSAEAVFHLLAPSPDAVKRGDFTLVMSPLTGSWPAGALWGRFAPLLPEAAQDLRNLAAAALTGSPVGTADAPVPVQLVFRPRDARCGNVIRTPRWAGHTLAPGTFGERSAPGSLGMEDLAVVATPDRLRLVSPLHGGREVAAGTFHMLNTGTHAPPHVRLLQLLTADGVRPLYGWDWGAARDWPYLPGVRNGPSVLSRARWLVRDQDVLDQAAETRHWLPALRAWQRRWRVPDRIEVGTFDQRLPLDLTRPADLSLLRRELSHRPDAEIHASVDPDGSGSGWLTGPTGGHHTAEISVPLLRRTAPADASGPPRRHDTPSSRRPPRHLPGGDWVFAKLYGPTWAQNTVLVRHLPELLDGLPDEADRWFFVRYADPDPHLRLRLHGEPRALTARVLPRLHDLTEDLRAQGLAGRLVLDTYEPETARYGGTAEAMAAAERVFHADSAAALEHLRLLDASPPPVDPLLLAAAGQAHLAFHFPAPDGTSAEPDRARPLLSIAPRGEHHDTFRARRREALRIVDPFDGFATLRALPATAPLMKAWTGTAESLSSYGHHLTGTDAQRVPLLASLLHMHHNRISANPSRSAESAVYATARGAVEAHLTRRAATAGGV
- a CDS encoding 3-hydroxybutyryl-CoA dehydrogenase, which produces MADIARVGVVGCGQMGAGIAEVCARSGLEVKVAETTGEALEIGRTRLYNSLSKAAERGKISAEERDETLGRLSFTTDLGEFADRDLVIEAVVENEQVKTEIFQVLDQVVTRQDAILASNTSSIPLVKLAVATSRPDRVIGIHFFNPAPVQKLVELIPALTTSDETIARAEAVVQDVLGKHPIRAQDRSGFVVNALLIPYLLSAIRMFESGIASREDIDNGMEMGCAHPMGPLKLADLIGLDTVASVADSMYAEYKEPLYAAPPLLQRMVAAGRLGRKTGSGFYPYG
- a CDS encoding DMT family transporter; translation: MRADNSAIPPSSIAVAPPADPSRTAPALIASTATSTAAGTGTRAGAADGPGSGHAPGPSAGRSGTVLAGLGVVAFSLTFPATAWGLESFGPWSLVALRSVLAALIAGSVLLAARVPLPERRHWAGLAVVGGGVVVGFPLLTTLALQTSTTSHAAVVVGLLPLTTAVLGSLRTGERPSRTFWAAALAGAAVVIAFTVQQSGGALASGDLYLFGALLVCAAGYTEGGRLARSMPGWHVIGWALVLCLPLAVAGSLVALPLEPVRLNAHGVLGLVWVAAGSTFLGLYVWYRGMAAIGVARASQLQLAQPLLTLVWSFLLLGEEMSAAAPVAAVAVLVCIAATQRAGRGAAGESRRVRS